From the genome of Haloarcula taiwanensis:
GTCCTCGATATAGACGATTTCGTCCAGATTCGCCCCCATCTCCTCGAACAGTTCGTCGCAGTACCGGACCGTCTCGTCTTTCCAGTACACCTCGCCCTCGTAGGCGTACTGCTCGGGGTCTTCGATGTCCTCGCGCGCGTTGAACGCGTGGTGGGCCATCATCTCGAAGGCCATCGTGTGGCGACCGGTCTTGCCGACGTTGTCGATGTCCTGCATCCGGATGCAGGGCTGGCTGATGCACAGCGGGTTCGCCGGCGGCGGCGTCGTCCCCGAGGTCACGAGCGGCTGGAAGTCGTAAATCGACGCCTGCGTGAGAAGCACGTCGTCGCGCCAGCGGTTCGCCGCCACCGGGTACGGGTCGATGCGCTCGTGGTCGCGTTCCTCGAAAAAGGAGAGGAACGCCTCGCGCATCTCCGTCAAAGAGTGGGACTCGTCGAAGCCGGGGTTGTCGATGAAGTCGTACTCCGCACACGGCGGTTCGCCGCAGGTCTCGCGCTGGACACGGGACCAGAACATGTCGCCACAGGAGACACACTCCTGTCTGTGGAAGCCTTCCTCTTCGAAGTAGTCGAGTTGGTAGGCCTCGTCGAGGTCGCTCATTGGTGTTCAGTTGGCCCACGTTCGCCTAAAACTGTTCCGAAGGGGCCGGCAGTATCCCCGGCTGTCAGAGCGTGACTGAGGATTCCCCGGACAGGGTCTTCGGCACGACGACTTCCTCGGTCGTCATCCCACCCGCTGGCGAGGTAATACGCAGCGTTGCAGTCTCACCCTCGGGCAGCGGTTCGCCGAACGTGGTAGCACCGTTGATTTCCTGACTCTCGCCGAGATCAAGAGAGATCGTGAATCGGTCCTCAACGTCGTTTAACACCGGCTGAGAGCCATCGTTGTCTTGAACAGTCGAGACAACGAACCGGCCATCAGGTTTACCCTGTGCACCGCCGGCCGCGAGCTGGTAGTACGACCCGCTCGGACCGATCCACTGAACGGTCGTCTTGTCCAGATCCACGTTCCCCGCACCCGGTGCGCGCTTGACCGTGATGTTCACCACGCCGACCTCACTGTTGCTGGTGAAATGGTCACCGGTCATGCCGACGACCTGGATGCGGTTAGTCGTCGAATCGCTGGACTGCTGACCCGTCGCCTGCGCGGAACTCTGCAGGAACCCGGCAGTGTTGATGAGTACGCCAGCTGCGATTGCCGCGACCAGCACCATCGCGATAAACACGATCAGGGTGCCGATCCCGACCTGTCCGCGGTCCTCGCCCGTCCCCTCCGTAGATGGTCGTAAACGTTGCATTTCAGTTGTTGATACTCTTATGTAGCTTTCATAATAAACTTCACCGACCAGTTATCAGGTGTGAAAAATTGGGAGTTCTCGGTACGAGGCCCTTACTCGCCCTGCGCAAGCGAGGCCAGCATCGCTTCGAGTTGCACACGCTCGTTCGCCCCACGGGTGATCCGATAATCGGTTTCGCCGATGCGTTCGAGCACCCGGACGGCTGCGTCATCGTCGATATCGAACTCCCAGATAGAACGGTGCAGTTGGTCGATGATGTCGCCGCCCGCGATACCCTCCTCTGTCAGTAGTCTATCGAGCGTTGCCCGCGAGGCGGTGAAGTCCCCGTCCAGCGCCGACTGGACCATCTCCCGGATCTCTTCCGGGCGGGCCGTCGAGGTGATCGCGTACACCGCCGACTCGTCGACCGTGTCGCCGCTGACCGAGGCCGCCTGCAGGCCGTTGATGGCTTTCCGCATATCCCCGTCGGCGGCGTAGACGAGCGCGTCGAGGCCGTCTTCAGTCAGTTCGATGTCCTCTTGCGCGGCGATATTTCGGATTTCCTCAGCCACGGCATCATCGGCCAGCGGTGAGAACCGGAAGACCGCACACCGGGACTGGATAGGGTCGATGATCTGGCTGGAGTAGTTACACGAAAGGATAAAACGGACGTTGTTCGAGAACTGCTCCATCGTCCGGCGCAGCGCCGACTGTGCGTCGCTCGTGAGGGCGTCGGCCTCGTCGAGGAAGATGATGCGGTACTCGACGCCGCCGAAGCTCGTCCGGGCGAAGTTCTTGATGCGGTCCCGGACCACGTCGATACCGCGCTCGTCGGAGGCGTTCAGTTCGAGGAAGTGCTCGCGCCAGTCGTCACCGTACAGTTCACGGGCGATAGCCGTCGCACACGTCGTCTTTCCCGTCCCTGCCGGCCCGGAAAACAGCATGTGGCTCAGGTCGTTGCGCGAGACGTAGCTCTTGAGCCGCCCGACGATGTTCTCGTGACCCATCACGTCGTCGAGCGTCTGCGGGCGGTACTTCTCGATCCAGACCTCCTCGCGTCCCGCCCGCGACTCGGACTCGGCCTCACTCATGGACGATGGGAGGCGTGGGCCGG
Proteins encoded in this window:
- a CDS encoding flagellin; this encodes MQRLRPSTEGTGEDRGQVGIGTLIVFIAMVLVAAIAAGVLINTAGFLQSSAQATGQQSSDSTTNRIQVVGMTGDHFTSNSEVGVVNITVKRAPGAGNVDLDKTTVQWIGPSGSYYQLAAGGAQGKPDGRFVVSTVQDNDGSQPVLNDVEDRFTISLDLGESQEINGATTFGEPLPEGETATLRITSPAGGMTTEEVVVPKTLSGESSVTL
- the rfc gene encoding replication factor C small subunit (Part of the RFC clamp loader complex which loads the PCNA sliding clamp onto DNA; in Methanosarcina and Methanococcoides the RFC clamp loader is made up of 2 similar small subunits and one large subunit; the proteins in this cluster are small subunit 1 which is necessary for clamp loading activity), which produces MSEAESESRAGREEVWIEKYRPQTLDDVMGHENIVGRLKSYVSRNDLSHMLFSGPAGTGKTTCATAIARELYGDDWREHFLELNASDERGIDVVRDRIKNFARTSFGGVEYRIIFLDEADALTSDAQSALRRTMEQFSNNVRFILSCNYSSQIIDPIQSRCAVFRFSPLADDAVAEEIRNIAAQEDIELTEDGLDALVYAADGDMRKAINGLQAASVSGDTVDESAVYAITSTARPEEIREMVQSALDGDFTASRATLDRLLTEEGIAGGDIIDQLHRSIWEFDIDDDAAVRVLERIGETDYRITRGANERVQLEAMLASLAQGE